A stretch of Camelina sativa cultivar DH55 chromosome 18, Cs, whole genome shotgun sequence DNA encodes these proteins:
- the LOC104760576 gene encoding uncharacterized protein LOC104760576 has translation MAKSLLMVMMVSIVMFYMVRPTFSQIINPYSDEVLEDVADSPTSDFEMYVESPDEAPLEEADSPAMEYDTELASHYSHKQLDFLDSCIEKQGKKCGGQVYKNMFAETPQITDECCHHMLKVSKDCHLVWVKFIFTSYEHKSFASKGIPKSKQSWNDCVRRVGSNIGAPVSLEY, from the coding sequence atgGCAAAGTCTCTTCTCATGGTAATGATGGTGTCCATAGTAATGTTTTACATGGTTCGTCCGACTTTCTCCCAGATAATCAATCCATATTCAGACGAGGTACTAGAAGATGTGGCCGATTCTCCAACTTCAGATTTCGAAATGTACGTCGAATCTCCTGATGAAGCTCCACTTGAAGAGGCTGATTCACCCGCAATGGAGTATGACACAGAGCTTGCTAGCCATTACTCACACAAACAGCTCGATTTTCTTGATTCTTGCATTGAAAAGCAAGGCAAGAAATGCGGAGGTCAGGTTTACAAGAACATGTTCGCTGAGACTCCTCAAATCACTGATGAATGTTGTCATCATATGTTGAAGGTTAGCAAAGATTGTCATCTCGTATGGGTTAAGTTCATATTCACATCGTATGAGCATAAAAGTTTTGCTTCTAAGGGTATTCCAAAAAGCAAACAGTCATGGAACGATTGTgtccgtagagttgggagcaacaTTGGCGCTCCGGTCTCTTTGGAGTATTAA
- the LOC104760577 gene encoding protein argonaute 10: protein MPIRPMKDSSETHLVIKTQPLKQHNPKTVQNGKISPPPPVTTPANGQTQASSPSPPSKNRSRRRNRGGRKSDQGDVCMRPSSRPRKPPPPSSQTTSSAVVVAASAGDIVAVNHQMQMGVRKNSNFAPRPGFGTLGTRCIVKANHFIADLPTKDLNQYDVTISPEVSSKSVNRAIIAELVRLYKESDLGTRLPAYDGRKSLYTAGELPFTWKEFTVKIVDEDDGIINGPKRERSYKVAIKFVARANMHHLGEFLAGKRADCPQEALQILDIVLRELSVKRFCPVGRSFFSPDIRTPQRLGEGLESWCGFYQSIRPTQMGLSLNIDMASAAFIEPLPVIEFVAQLLGKDVLSKPLSDSDRVKIKKGLRGVKVEVTHRANVRRKYRVAGLTTQPTRELMFPVDENCTMKSVIEYFQEMYGFTIQHTHLPCLQVGNQKKASYLPMEACKIVEGQRYTKRLNEKQITALLKVTCQRPRDRENDILRTVQHNAYDQDPYAKEFGMNISEKLASVEARILPAPWLKYHENGKEKDCLPQVGQWNMMNKKMINGMTVSRWACVNFSRSVQENVARGFCNELGQMCEVSGMEFNPEPVIPIYSARPDQVEKALKHVYHTAMNRTKGKELELLLAILPDNNGSLYGDLKRICETELGLISQCCLTKHVFKISKQYLANVSLKINVKMGGRNTVLLDAISCRIPLVSDIPTIIFGADVTHPENGEESSPSIAAVVASQDWPEVTKYAGLVCAQAHRQELIQDLYKTWQDPVRGTVSGGMIRDLLISFRKATGQKPLRIIFYRDGVSEGQFYQVLLYELDAIRKACASLEPNYQPPVTFIVVQKRHHTRLFANNHRDKSSTDRSGNILPGTVVDTKICHPTEFDFYLCSHAGIQGTSRPAHYHVLWDENKFTADGIQSLTNNLCYTYARCTRSVSIVPPAYYAHLAAFRARFYMEPEIMQDNGSPGKKSTKTTTVGDCGVKPLPALKENVKRVMFYC, encoded by the exons ATGCCGATTAGGCCAATGAAAGATAGCTCTGAGACTCACTTAGTCATCAAAACCCAACCTTTAAAACAGCACAATCCCAAAACCGTTCAAAACGGTAaaatctctcctcctcctccggtgaCAACTCCGGCGAATGGTCAGACTCAAGCTTCTTCACCTTCACCGCCGTCGAAGAATCGTAGCCGGAGGAGAAACCGTGGTGGTAGAAAATCTGATCAGGGTGATGTTTGTATGAGACCTAGCTCTCGTCCTCGtaaaccaccaccaccgtcgaGTCAAACCACTTCTTCAGCCGTCGTCGTTGCCGCCTCCGCCGGAGATATAGTCGCCGTGAATCATCAGATGCAGATGGGTGTTCGTAAAAACTCAAACTTTGCTCCGAGGCCTGGATTTGGAACTCTTGGGACTAGATGCATTGTTAAAGCTAACCATTTCATCGCTGATTTGCCCACCAAGGATTTGAATCAGTATGAT GTTACAATAAGTCCTGAAGTGTCATCAAAGAGTGTAAACAGAGCTATCATTGCTGAGTTAGTGAGACTATACAAAGAGTCTGATCTCGGGACAAGGCTTCCTGCTTACGATGGCCGGAAAAGTCTTTACACTGCCGGAGAGCTTCCTTTTACTTGGAAGGAGTTCACTGTTAAGattgttgatgaagatgatggtatcATCAATGGTCCTAA AAGGGAGAGATCATATAAGGTGGCTATCAAGTTTGTTGCACGAGCCAATATGCATCACTTAGGAGAGTTTCTAGCTGGTAAACGTGCAGATTGTCCTCAAGAGGCGTTGCAGATTCTTGACATTGTGCTCAGGGAATTGTCGGTTAAGAGGTTTTGTCCCGTTGGAAGATCTTTCTTTTCGCCTGATATTAGAACACCTCAGCGACTTGGTGAAGGGTTAGAGTCATGGTGTGGGTTTTACCAGAGTATTAGACCTACTCAAATGGGTTTATCACTAAATATCG ATATGGCTTCAGCTGCATTTATTGAGCCTCTTCCGGTGATTGAGTTTGTAGCACAGCTTCTTGGAAAGGATGTCTTGTCTAAGCCCTTGTCTGATTCTGATCGGGTTAAG ATTAAGAAGGGTCTCAGGGGAGTAAAGGTAGAGGTTACTCATAGAGCGAACGTAAGAAGGAAGTACCGTGTTGCGGGTTTAACAACTCAACCAACAAGAGAGCTAAT GTTTCCTGTTGATGAGAACTGTACGATGAAGTCGGTTATCGAGTATTTTCAAGAGATGTATGGATTCACGATCCAGCACACACATTTGCCGTGTCTCCAAGTTGGAAACCAAAAGAAGGCTAGCTATTTGCCAATGGAG GCATGCAAAATTGTTGAGGGACAACGGTACACAAAAAGGTTGAATGAGAAGCAGATTACTGCTCTCTTGAAAGTTACATGCCAAAGGCCACGGGACAGAGAAAACGATATTTTGCGG aCGGTCCAACACAACGCATATGATCAAGATCCATATGCAAAGGAGTTTGGCATGAACATAAGCGAAAAGTTAGCTTCTGTTGAAGCTCGGATTCTACCAGCTCCATGG CTTAAGTATCATGAGAATgggaaagaaaaagattgtctCCCGCAAGTCGGTCAATGGAATATGATGAACAAGAAAATGATCAATGGGATGACGGTGAGCAGATGGGCATGTGTTAACTTCTCACGCAGTGTGCAAGAAAATGTTGCTCGTGGATTTTGTAATGAACTTGGTCAGATGTGCGAGGTCTCGGGCATG GAGTTTAATCCAGAACCTGTGATCCCAATATATAGTGCTCGGCCTGATCAAGTTGAGAAAGCTTTAAAGCATGTTTATCACACTGCAATGAACAGAACCAAAGGGAAAGAGTTAGAACTTCTGTTGGCAATTTTACCTGACAACAACGGTTCACTTTacg GGGATCTTAAGAGAATCTGTGAAACCGAGCTTGGTTTAATATCTCAGTGTTGTCTCACAAAACATGTGTTCAAGATTAGCAAACAGTATCTGGCAAATGTATCTCTTAAAATCAACGTCAAG ATGGGAGGAAGGAACACAGTTCTATTAGACGCCATAAGCTGTAGAATTCCGCTGGTTAGCGATATACCAACAATCATATTTGGCGCAGACGTAACTCATCCAGAGAACGGGGAAGAGTCGAGTCCTTCAATTGCTGCT GTTGTTGCTTCTCAAGACTGGCCTGAAGTCACAAAATATGCGGGTTTAGTTTGTGCTCAAGCTCACAGGCAAGAACTTATACAAGATTTGTATAAAACATGGCAAGATCCTGTACGTGGCACTGTTAGTGGCGGTATGATCAG GGACCTTCTGATTTCATTTAGGAAAGCAACAGGGCAGAAACCGCTTCGAATTATCTTTTACCG TGATGGAGTAAGCGAAGGGcaattctatcaagttttactctatgagTTGGATGCAATTCGAAAG GCTTGTGCGTCGCTTGAACCGAATTATCAGCCACCGGTGACATTCATCGTTGTACAGAAGCGTCACCACACTCGTTTGTTTGCTAATAATCACCGAGACAAAAGTAGTACTGACCGGAGTGGAAATATCTTACCAG GTACTGTAGTTGACACCAAGATATGTCATCCAACTGAATTCGACTTCTACCTTTGTAGCCATGCTGGTATTCAG GGAACAAGCAGGCCTGCACATTACCATGTTCTTTGGGACGAGAACAAGTTCACAGCGGATGGTATTCAGTCTCTGACTAATAATCTCTGTTATACCTATGCGCGATGCACTCGATCTGTCTCTATAg TTCCTCCGGCGTATTATGCCCATCTCGCTGCATTTCGAGCACGTTTCTACATGGAACCGGAGATAATGCAAGATAACGGATCACCAGGGAAAAAGAGCACGAAAACAACAACTGTTGGAGATTGCGGTGTGAAGCCTTTACCGGCTTTGAAGGAGAATGTGAAGAGAGTTATGTTCTACTGCTAA